The following coding sequences lie in one Rutidosis leptorrhynchoides isolate AG116_Rl617_1_P2 chromosome 4, CSIRO_AGI_Rlap_v1, whole genome shotgun sequence genomic window:
- the LOC139841799 gene encoding uncharacterized protein: MAHPPKNLPPKGEFPKGLKIGNDNLVVTHLQYADDTIFFGEWNKRNAKSISKLLKCFENISGLKVNFHKSKLYGIGTSTSETNHMASYINCSAGSTPFTYFGLPIGVSTSHSSSWQPIVEKFDKRLSDWAAKYISFAGRLTIIKSILSSHTIWKEIIKAEKIADNLGSSFSSSISKCIGNGTTISFWHDTWIGSDILKSLFYRFYMLDSHKDASVAERISTINSTSVGNWNWTRSPSGRSLDDLMELNNLISTVSLSGRPDSWKCSLDPSGIFTTYSLSKLINSLKYGIHSKSLSPSRNKFVPQKIFIFSWRVIQQKIPVRYELDKKGIDLHTILCPLCDQHIETIEHVLVNCHKANSIWSQLLVWWNQNNTLISNINDAIIYDQGFTHNSIGSSLLQATK, translated from the exons ATGGCTCACCCACCAAAGAATTTACCTCCGAAAGGGGAATTCCCCAAG GGTCTAAAAATCGGCAACGATAACCTCGTTGTCACTCATCTGCAATACGCGGATGATACAATCTTTTTTGGAGAATGGAACAAAAGAAATGCAAAGTCCATCTCCAAACTCTTAAAATGTTTCGAAAATATTTCTGGACTTAAAGTCAATTTCCACAAAAGCAAACTCTACGGTATTGGCACATCCACCAGTGAAACTAACCATATGGCCAGTTACATAAACTGTTCCGCAGGATCTACCCCGTTTACTTATTTCGGTCTCCCCATAGGTGTTTCCACATCTCACTCATCATCTTGGCAGCCGATAGTTGAGAAGTTCGACAAAAGACTCTCGGACTGGGCCGCCAAATACATCTCCTTCGCTGGACGTCTCACGATTATTAAATCTATACTATCCA gtcACACCATATGGAAAGAGATTATCAAAGCTGAAAAAATTGCTGACAACTTAGGATCCTCCTTCTCATCTTCAATCTCTAAGTGCATTGGTAATGGCACTACCATCAGTTTCTGGCACGATACATGGATTGGTTCAGACATCCTCAAATCACTCTTCTATAGATTTTACATGTTAGACTCCCACAAAGACGCATCGGTTGCTGAAAGAATCTCGACCATCAACTCTACATCGGTCGGAAATTGGAATTGGACCCGATCACCGAGCGGTCGATCATTAGATGACCTGATGGAACTAAATAATCTAATCTCAACTGTTAGTCTCTCCGGCCGTCCTGACTCATGGAAATGCTCTCTCGACCCTTCCGGCATTTTCACAACTTATTCTTTGTCAAAGCTGATCAATTCCTTAAAATATGGTATCCACTCAAAAAGCCTATCGCCCTCTCGCAACAAATTCGTCCCTCAAAAAATATTCATATTCTCATGGAGAGTCATTCAACAAAAAATCCCGGTGAGATACGAACTCGACAAAAAAGGAATAGACCTACACACCATTTTATGCCCTTTATGCGATCAACATATCGAAACCATTGAACATGTGTTGGTAAACTGCCACAAAGCGAATTCAATTTGGTCTCAATTGTTAGTTTGGTGGAATCAAAATAATACATTAATATCCAACATCAATGACGCCATCATTTATGATCAAGGCTTCACACATAACTCCATAGGATCTTCCTTATTGCAAGCTACTAAATAG
- the LOC139841800 gene encoding uncharacterized protein: MSSPSQAETKNRTANYAIMEPMPERRHVNGTRLIITDFQKFVLQARIITGSHIGKTVIIPRIVLTSTQTKWSFVMRRIQFPVRPCYAMTINKSQGQSLKFVGLYLPKPVFSHGQLYVSLSRVTDPSGLKIVMVDDTDEHLKGHTRNVTGFAISSSLAAQQLKVETIQDAIPGERATFNIPFTFVDIKD, translated from the exons ATGAGTTCCCCCTCACAGGCTGAAACTAAAAATAGGACAGCTAATTATGCTATTATGGAACCTATGCCCGAGCGCAGGCATGTTAATGGAACACGCCTCATCATAACCGACTTCCAAAAGTTTGTTCTCCAAGCTCGAATAATCACTGGCTCTCATATAGGAAAAACGGTCATAATACCAAGAATTGTCCTCACTTCTACACAAACAAAGTGGTCGTTTGTCATGCGACGAATACAATTCCCGGTCAGACCATGTTACGCAATGACGATAAACAAAAGCCAAGGTCAGTCGTTAAAATTCGTTGGCCTCTATCTCCCTAAACCTGTATTCAGCCACGGTCAACTATACGTATCACTTTCAAGAGTCACTGACCCCAGTGGGCTGAAAATAGTAATGGTAGATGACACCGATGAGCATTTGAAGGGCCACACAAGAAATGTC ACTGGCTTTGCAATTTCTTCAAGTTTAGCTGCACAACAATTGAAAGTAGAAACGATCCAAGATGCTATACCGGGAGAGCGAGCCACTTTCAATATCCCTTTTACTTTTGTAGATATCAAGGATTGA
- the LOC139841801 gene encoding uncharacterized protein, with protein sequence MALQYPLLFPYAKTGYHEEIPYHNNTGRRQTNRGHYLVDAYTAVEEQRLKWLHHHQNELRIDLYNNVCDAITRGDTSAASIRKRIILPSSHTGSPRYMVQNYQDAMALCREYDNPDLFITITSNPRWPEIVTMLCYIEGLRSPDRSEIVARTPSDIDDLISAEIPSQINDPEGFRVVTEYMLHGPCGGTHMDAPCIIEKQCSKHFPKPYYAETTIDEEGYANYRRRNNGVRFKKKQHSTRQQLCGPVQQISTSKIQCPYKCGVVQYISGNQILIQILEQRAGPRNNSDTRKYDSQRKWTQAITEVTLWASGLQLRELLVTIILFCNIKNYCLAEIQGILNKKGKSLDDYPELAQPDPSMLTHMDNRLIREELNYNIKDMHILHESLFSSLNPEQLAIYHQKKGAFSLMWPWLQWEKIRLSSCNPEKRRVFFFLYGPGGTGKTFLYTAVLAKLRAKRKIVLAVAPSGIASLLLPGGRTAHGRFVIPLELMENSTFGIKQKTYLAALIQEVSLIIWDEAPMTQRFAFEALDKTLPDILGAKDDVNRLKLFGGMPILLGGDFRQILPVILKGKRQEVIHACINRSDLWHHCQLHTLSRIMRVNEYSADGAHDTQKHAFNKWVLDVGEAKVPTRCKDREDEPTWIKIPDEFVVRSEKPPIEAIVDTIFQDFTVRQEDEEYLHERAILTPRNDDATQINKHMFKILEGASMTFKSSDEICKGSTDNIDQHHAYPVEFLNKLNFP encoded by the exons ATGGCATTACAATACCCATTACTTTTTCCCTACGCGAAAACTGGCTACCATGAAGAAATACCATATCACAATAATACTGGAAGGCGACAAACAAACCGCGGTCAC TACTTGGTGGACGCTTATACAGCTGTAGAAGAACAACGGTTGAAATGGCTACACCATCACCAAAATGAACTTCGCATTGACCTATACAATAATGTTTGTGATGCTATCACAAGGGGCGACACATCGGCTGCTTCAATCAGAAAGCGAATAATTTTACCATCTTCCCACACAGGTAGTCCGCGATATATGGTGCAAAACTACCAAGACGCGATGGCTTTATGTCGGGAATATGACAATCCAGATTTATTCATCACCATCACTTCTAACCCTAGGTGGCCTGAAATAGTGACTATGCTCTGCTATATTGAGGGTCTGAGATCACCAGACCGCTCAGAAATTGTCGCTAG GACACCGTCTGACATTGATGACCTTATATCAGCAGAAATACCGTCCCAAATAAACGATCCAGAAGGGTTTAGGGTCGTAACCGAATACATGTTACATGGTCCTTGCGGTGGAACACACATGGATGCTCCTTGCATTATTGAAAAACAGTGTTCTAAGCATTTTCCTAAACCATATTATGCAGAAACAACAATTGACGAAGAAGGGTACGCTAACTACAGGCGTCGAAACAATGGGGTCAGATTCAAAAAAAAACAACACTCCACTAGACAACAGCTTTGTGGTCCCGTACAACAGATATCTACTTCTAAAATACAATGCCCATATAAATGTGGAGTGGTGCAATATATCTCGGGCAATCAAATACTTATTCAAATACTTGAACAAAGGGCCGGACCGCGCAACAATAGTGATACAAGAAAATATGATTCCCAGCG AAAATGGACACAGGCTATCACAGAAGTGACATTATGGGCATCAGGCTTGCAACTACGAGAGTTACTTGTCACCATTATACTCTTTTGCAAC ATTAAGAATTATTGCTTGGCCGAAATTCAGGGCATATTAAATAAAAAAGGAAAGTCGTTAGATGATTACCCCGAGCTTGCACAACCCGACCCATCTATGCTAACCCATATGGACAACCGTCTTATTCGAGAAGAGttaaattataatataaaagaCATGCATATTCTACATGAGAGCCTTTTCAGCTCTCTCAATCCAGAACAACTAGCAATTTATCACCAG AAAAAGGGGGCCTTTTCCCTTATGTGGCCCTGGTTACAATGGGAAAAGATTC GTCTTAGCAGCTGTAATCCAGAAAAAAGGAGGGTTTTTTTTTTCTTATATGGTCCTGGTGGGACTGGGAAAACGTTCCTATACACCGCTGTCCTCGCAAAATTACGAGCAAAAAGGAAGATTGTCCTCGCGGTTGCACCATCAG GTATCGCTTCCCTTCTTTTACCCGGAGGACGAACAGCCCACGGTCGATTCGTGATCCCCCTGGAATTGATGGAAAACAGTACATTCGGTATAAAACAAAAGACCTACTTGGCGGCCCTTATTCAAGAAGTCAGCTTAATCATTTGGGACGAAGCTCCGATGACTCAGAGATTTGCATTCGAGGCGTTAGACAAAACCTTGCCAGACATTTTAGGCGCTAAGGATGATGTAAACAGATTGAAACTTTTTGGCGGTATGCCTATCTTATTGGGAGGTGACTTTCGGCAGATACTGCCTGTAATACTAAAAGGAAAGAGACAAGAggtaattcatgcatgcatcaatAGATCAGACCTTTGGCATCACTGTCAACTGCATACGCTTTCCCGTATCATGAGAGTAAATGAATACAGTGCTGATGGTGCACATGATACCCAGAAACACGCATTCAATAAATGGGTCCTTGATGTAGGCGAAGCTAAGGTACCAACAAGGTGTAAAGATAGAGAAGACGAACCAACGTGGATAAAGATTCCCGATGAATTCGTTGTCAGATCTGAAAAACCTCCCATTGAAGCAATCGTTGACACCATATTCCAAGATTTCACCGTAAGACAAGAAGATGAGGAGTACTTGCATGAACGTGCGATCTTGACACCACGGAATGATGACGCTACCcagattaacaaacatatgttcaagaTACTCGAGGGTGCATCAATGACATTTAAAAGCTCTGACGAGATTTGCAAGGGTTCAACTGACAACATCGATCAACACCACGCATACCCCGTGGAAtttttaaataaattaaatttCCCATGA